From the Clavibacter phaseoli genome, one window contains:
- a CDS encoding amidase, giving the protein MPARRRARARIRAGGRALAAAALAVGLAAGGVGVTEPDRAAADTATSAAPAALAVVDLGVADALALLGAGSTTSVELTRAYLARIAAYDDDSADGPGLQAVITTNPDALATAAALDAERAAGTVRGPLHGVPIVVKDNHATADMPTTVGSAALREYRTTADSTAVARLRAAGAIILAKTNMSEFAWHGTYTLSSARGRTANPYDRSWSASGSSGGTGAAVAAAYAPAGLGTDSCGSILGPAAHQSLVGFRPTMGLTSTAGVVPLSPRQDVSGPMTTTVADAALLTEVLAGRDPADPLTEIADQQATDAYVSGLSTTALAGKRIGWVRWDIPEDPERPGLAETTALMDQAVRDLEAQGAEVVEVPLTQEFVEGTLQSGGWRDMRPAIDRFLRETPATWSARVAARTEPADVLSFADVMADRPSALTDGDIAYFLSHEDVPNPEYEKSIAEQDAGKAAMDAFFVEQGIDALAMPTSATSATPNWAGTTFCDIGANTGIPTISVPAGFTSTGAPVGLELAAPRSRDGDLLAMAYAYEQATMHRVAPGSTPELASAATGPVDPAEGAAAATDEDAAAPSDPAPQSLGAVRTAGIGVNTLAENLAIAAGLAVIGGIVVAAGLLRRRRLTA; this is encoded by the coding sequence ATGCCCGCTCGTCGACGCGCCCGTGCCCGGATCCGCGCCGGCGGTCGCGCGCTCGCTGCGGCAGCGCTCGCGGTCGGCCTCGCAGCGGGCGGCGTGGGCGTGACGGAGCCGGATCGAGCGGCCGCCGACACCGCGACCTCGGCGGCGCCCGCCGCCCTTGCCGTCGTCGACCTCGGCGTCGCGGACGCGCTCGCGCTCCTCGGCGCCGGATCCACGACCTCCGTCGAGCTGACCCGCGCCTACCTCGCGCGCATCGCCGCGTACGACGACGACTCCGCTGACGGCCCGGGCCTGCAGGCCGTCATCACCACGAACCCGGACGCGCTCGCGACGGCCGCGGCGCTCGACGCGGAACGCGCGGCGGGCACGGTCCGCGGTCCCCTCCACGGCGTCCCGATCGTCGTGAAGGACAACCACGCCACGGCCGACATGCCCACCACCGTCGGCAGCGCGGCGCTCCGCGAGTACCGCACGACCGCCGACTCCACCGCGGTCGCGCGGCTGCGGGCGGCCGGCGCGATCATCCTCGCGAAGACGAACATGTCCGAGTTCGCCTGGCACGGCACGTACACGCTGAGCTCCGCGCGCGGCCGCACGGCGAACCCCTACGACCGGTCGTGGAGCGCGAGCGGATCCAGCGGCGGCACGGGGGCGGCGGTCGCGGCCGCCTACGCGCCCGCGGGCCTCGGCACGGACTCGTGCGGATCCATCCTCGGCCCGGCCGCGCACCAGTCGCTCGTGGGCTTCCGGCCGACGATGGGCCTCACGAGCACGGCGGGCGTCGTGCCGCTGTCGCCGCGGCAGGACGTCTCCGGCCCGATGACCACGACGGTCGCCGACGCCGCGCTCCTCACGGAGGTGCTCGCGGGGCGCGACCCCGCGGATCCGCTCACGGAGATCGCCGACCAGCAGGCCACCGACGCGTACGTCTCCGGGCTGTCGACCACCGCCCTCGCCGGGAAGCGCATCGGCTGGGTGCGCTGGGACATCCCGGAGGATCCCGAGCGGCCGGGCCTCGCCGAGACGACGGCGCTCATGGACCAGGCCGTGCGCGACCTCGAGGCCCAGGGCGCCGAGGTCGTGGAGGTGCCGCTCACGCAGGAGTTCGTGGAGGGGACGCTGCAGAGCGGCGGGTGGCGCGACATGCGCCCGGCGATCGACCGCTTCCTCCGCGAGACGCCGGCCACCTGGTCGGCGCGCGTCGCGGCCCGGACCGAGCCCGCCGACGTGCTCTCGTTCGCCGACGTGATGGCCGACCGGCCGAGCGCTCTCACCGACGGTGACATCGCGTACTTCCTCAGCCACGAGGACGTGCCGAACCCCGAGTACGAGAAGTCGATCGCGGAGCAGGACGCCGGCAAGGCGGCGATGGACGCCTTCTTCGTCGAGCAGGGGATCGACGCCCTCGCCATGCCGACGAGCGCCACCAGCGCGACGCCGAACTGGGCGGGCACGACCTTCTGCGACATCGGCGCCAACACCGGGATCCCGACGATCTCCGTCCCCGCCGGCTTCACCTCGACGGGCGCCCCCGTCGGCCTCGAGCTCGCCGCGCCCCGCAGCCGCGACGGCGACCTCCTCGCGATGGCCTACGCGTACGAGCAGGCGACGATGCACCGGGTCGCGCCGGGTTCGACGCCGGAGCTGGCCTCCGCCGCGACCGGCCCGGTGGATCCCGCGGAAGGCGCGGCCGCGGCGACGGACGAGGACGCTGCCGCGCCCTCCGACCCCGCCCCGCAGTCGCTCGGCGCCGTCCGCACGGCCGGCATCGGCGTCAACACGCTCGCCGAGAACCTCGCCATCGCCGCGGGCCTCGCCGTCATCGGCGGGATCGTCGTCGCCGCGGGCCTCCTGCGGCGGCGTCGCCTCACCGCCTGA
- a CDS encoding PspC domain-containing protein has protein sequence MATLTRPRRGKIIAGVCAALADRFGISRFLVRLLFVISIVLPGPQVLLYLILWIVFPKQR, from the coding sequence ATGGCCACCCTCACCCGTCCCCGTCGCGGCAAGATCATCGCCGGCGTCTGCGCCGCCCTCGCCGACCGCTTCGGCATCAGCCGCTTCCTCGTCCGCCTGCTGTTCGTCATCTCGATCGTGCTGCCGGGCCCGCAGGTGCTGCTGTACCTGATCCTCTGGATCGTCTTCCCCAAGCAGCGATGA
- a CDS encoding ANTAR domain-containing protein — protein MEHHRSALPVRVVAAFHAAPSRAAGVELLLAALLDASSATGAAVVLPRASAVAVAGESGAALGALLEAGPVPVESGLLLVAMADGADARTGDGGAVALHRATGPLDAADRAVAEEVAVHARIALAAWDTADGLALGLASRSVIGQAQGILMERFSLDADRAFQVLRRYSQDGNVKLVEVARRVVQTGALPGA, from the coding sequence ATGGAGCACCACCGCTCGGCCCTGCCCGTCCGCGTCGTCGCCGCGTTCCACGCCGCCCCGAGCCGCGCCGCCGGCGTCGAGCTGCTGCTCGCCGCGCTCCTCGACGCGTCCTCCGCCACCGGCGCCGCCGTGGTCCTGCCGCGGGCGTCCGCGGTCGCGGTCGCGGGGGAGTCGGGCGCGGCGCTCGGCGCGCTCCTCGAGGCCGGTCCCGTGCCCGTCGAATCCGGCCTGCTGCTCGTCGCGATGGCCGACGGCGCCGACGCGCGCACCGGGGACGGCGGCGCCGTCGCGCTGCACCGCGCGACCGGTCCCCTCGACGCGGCCGACCGCGCCGTGGCCGAGGAGGTCGCGGTCCACGCCCGCATCGCGCTCGCCGCGTGGGACACGGCGGACGGCCTCGCCCTCGGCCTCGCGTCGCGGTCCGTCATCGGGCAGGCGCAGGGGATCCTGATGGAGCGCTTCTCGCTCGACGCCGACCGCGCGTTCCAGGTGCTCCGCCGCTACTCGCAGGACGGCAACGTCAAGCTCGTCGAGGTCGCGCGCCGCGTCGTGCAGACGGGCGCGCTGCCCGGCGCCTGA
- a CDS encoding sigma-70 family RNA polymerase sigma factor — protein MTGTLRTRALAAAPPASRGSSPRGSAATLPRATPLPRPTPLAPDLTAARDEKRRLTHDRFVRAAAVAEDAAGDAERRRLHDQIVLDHLELADQLARQHSGRAHDWSDLRQVGYLGLVKAARRYDPGFGAPFVSFAIPTISGEIKRHLRDNGWVIRPPRQVQELRHALLAVVPALTQRLGRTPTDAELAAHTGHPREEIVEALAAHSSLRPASLDFTVHEDEGTSLADTIGTDDPGYARAERTVLLDAARGVLSDRDRRILHLRFVDECSQSEIAAELGVTQMQVSRLLARILGQLRAELTRGEGEALPEVAPLAAVSPIRPRGVDRRTA, from the coding sequence GTGACCGGAACGCTGCGCACGCGCGCCCTCGCCGCCGCCCCGCCCGCCTCGCGCGGATCCTCCCCCCGCGGATCCGCCGCGACGCTCCCGCGGGCGACCCCGCTGCCCCGCCCCACCCCGCTCGCGCCCGACCTCACGGCAGCGCGGGACGAGAAGCGCCGGCTGACCCACGACCGGTTCGTGCGCGCCGCCGCCGTGGCTGAGGACGCGGCGGGCGACGCCGAGCGCCGCCGCCTGCACGACCAGATCGTGCTCGACCACCTCGAACTCGCCGACCAGCTCGCACGCCAGCACTCGGGCCGCGCGCACGACTGGAGCGACCTGCGCCAGGTCGGCTACCTCGGCCTCGTGAAGGCCGCGCGCCGGTACGACCCGGGCTTCGGCGCGCCCTTCGTGTCGTTCGCGATCCCCACCATCTCCGGCGAGATCAAGCGCCACCTGCGCGACAACGGGTGGGTGATCCGTCCGCCGCGGCAGGTCCAGGAGCTGCGGCACGCGCTGCTCGCGGTGGTGCCCGCGCTCACGCAGCGCCTCGGCCGCACCCCGACCGACGCCGAGCTGGCCGCGCACACCGGGCACCCGCGCGAGGAGATCGTGGAGGCGCTCGCGGCGCACTCCAGCCTCCGGCCCGCGTCGCTCGACTTCACTGTGCACGAGGACGAGGGCACGTCCCTCGCCGACACGATCGGCACCGACGACCCCGGCTACGCGCGCGCCGAGCGCACGGTGCTGCTGGACGCGGCGCGCGGCGTGCTCAGCGATCGCGACCGGCGGATCCTGCACCTGCGCTTCGTCGACGAGTGCAGCCAGAGCGAGATCGCGGCCGAGCTCGGCGTGACGCAGATGCAGGTGTCGCGGCTGCTCGCGCGGATCCTCGGGCAGCTGCGCGCCGAGCTCACCCGCGGCGAGGGCGAGGCCCTGCCGGAGGTGGCGCCGCTGGCCGCCGTGTCGCCGATCCGCCCGCGCGGGGTCGACCGCCGCACGGCCTGA
- a CDS encoding amino acid permease → MSLFRTKSIESSLADAAGGERSLTRSLGTWDLMLMGVAVAVGAGIFSVGAKAAGNYAGPSVTLAFVLAAVTCGLAIMCYAEFASAVPVAGSAYTFTYATMGELLAWIIGWDLILEMLTAAAVIAKYWGIYLESALQLAGLDIPSTITVFGLGISWGAVLITAVFTVLLVLGTKLSSRVSSVFTVLKVAVVLFVIVVGAFYVRPENYSPFIPPQRPAEGASADVWTQSLFSWASGQEPTQYGLYGLLAGASLVFFAFIGFDVVATSAEEVKDPQRTLPRGIFAGLAVVTVLYVLVTLVLTGMVPYTVLADAEDPSLTTAFTAVGAGWAAQVISIGTLLGLTTVLMVLLLGLARVVFAMSRDGLLPRGLSRTSAKRRTPVRVQIIAGVVVAALAGFTDVGVLEEMINIGTLSAFVLVSIGVIVLRRKRPDIRASFRVPFMPWLPILSAVLCVWLMLNLTTLTWVRFVVWLALGFAVYFLYGRRHSVVGREEARIAAGGAPAPELPSASTPRD, encoded by the coding sequence ATGAGCCTGTTCCGCACGAAGAGCATCGAGTCGTCGCTGGCCGACGCCGCGGGAGGCGAACGCAGCCTCACCCGCTCCCTCGGCACCTGGGACCTGATGCTCATGGGCGTGGCCGTCGCGGTCGGCGCCGGCATCTTCTCCGTCGGCGCGAAGGCCGCGGGCAACTACGCCGGCCCGTCGGTGACGCTGGCGTTCGTGCTCGCCGCCGTCACGTGCGGCCTCGCGATCATGTGCTACGCCGAGTTCGCGTCCGCCGTCCCCGTCGCGGGCAGCGCGTACACGTTCACCTACGCGACCATGGGCGAGCTGCTCGCGTGGATCATCGGCTGGGACCTCATCCTCGAGATGCTGACGGCGGCCGCGGTCATCGCGAAGTACTGGGGCATCTACCTGGAGTCGGCGCTGCAGCTCGCCGGGCTCGACATCCCCTCCACCATCACGGTCTTCGGCCTCGGGATCAGCTGGGGCGCCGTGCTCATCACGGCGGTCTTCACCGTTCTGCTCGTCCTCGGCACCAAGCTCTCGAGCCGCGTCTCGAGCGTCTTCACCGTGCTGAAGGTCGCGGTCGTCCTGTTCGTGATCGTCGTGGGCGCGTTCTACGTCAGGCCTGAGAACTACTCGCCGTTCATCCCGCCGCAGCGCCCGGCCGAGGGCGCGTCCGCCGACGTCTGGACCCAGTCCCTCTTCTCCTGGGCGAGCGGCCAGGAGCCCACGCAGTACGGCCTCTACGGACTGCTCGCCGGCGCCTCGCTCGTGTTCTTCGCGTTCATCGGCTTCGACGTGGTCGCTACGAGCGCCGAGGAGGTGAAGGACCCGCAGCGCACCCTGCCGCGCGGCATCTTCGCGGGCCTCGCGGTCGTCACCGTGCTCTACGTGCTCGTGACCCTCGTGCTCACCGGCATGGTCCCGTACACGGTGCTCGCCGACGCCGAGGATCCCTCGCTCACGACCGCGTTCACCGCGGTCGGCGCCGGATGGGCCGCCCAGGTCATCTCCATCGGCACGCTGCTGGGCCTCACCACCGTGCTCATGGTGCTGCTGCTCGGCCTCGCCCGCGTGGTGTTCGCGATGAGCCGCGACGGCCTGCTGCCGCGCGGGCTCAGCCGCACGTCCGCCAAGCGCCGCACGCCCGTGCGGGTGCAGATCATCGCGGGCGTGGTCGTCGCGGCACTCGCCGGCTTCACCGACGTCGGCGTGCTCGAGGAGATGATCAACATCGGCACGCTCTCCGCCTTCGTGCTCGTGAGCATCGGCGTCATCGTCCTGCGGCGAAAGCGCCCGGACATCCGCGCGTCGTTCCGCGTGCCGTTCATGCCGTGGCTGCCGATCCTCTCGGCCGTGCTCTGCGTCTGGCTGATGCTCAACCTCACGACGCTCACCTGGGTGCGCTTCGTCGTCTGGCTCGCGCTCGGCTTCGCGGTCTACTTCCTCTACGGCCGCCGCCACTCGGTGGTGGGCCGGGAGGAGGCGCGGATCGCGGCGGGCGGCGCGCCCGCGCCCGAGCTGCCGTCGGCGTCGACGCCGCGGGACTGA
- a CDS encoding DNA-formamidopyrimidine glycosylase family protein, with protein MPEGDTVYRTAAHLHEAIGGQVLTRSDFRVPKFATLDLAGQEVDEVVSVGKHILHRVGDLTIHSHLKMEGSWHIYQHGTAWRRPAFEARVVLETAERVTVGFSLGVLEVIPRDQEHTVVGHLGPDILGPDWGDEAAEEIVRRISAQPERAIGLALLDQRNAAGIGNVYRAELCFLRGVLPTRPVGEVPDLPAMVALARRTMRANRDRIERTTTGDLRRGRTDWVYGRKGKPCLRCGTRIQQGQLGDPVRPGMGAQDRVTYWCPRCQT; from the coding sequence GTGCCTGAGGGCGACACCGTCTACCGCACCGCCGCGCACCTGCACGAGGCCATCGGCGGGCAGGTGCTCACGCGCAGCGACTTCCGCGTGCCGAAGTTCGCGACGCTGGATCTCGCGGGCCAGGAGGTCGACGAGGTGGTGAGCGTCGGGAAGCACATCCTGCACCGCGTCGGCGACCTCACGATCCACAGCCACCTCAAGATGGAGGGCTCCTGGCACATCTACCAGCACGGCACCGCGTGGCGGCGGCCGGCGTTCGAGGCGCGCGTCGTGCTCGAGACGGCGGAGCGCGTCACGGTGGGGTTCTCGCTGGGGGTGCTCGAGGTGATCCCGCGCGACCAGGAGCACACGGTCGTCGGGCACCTGGGGCCGGACATCCTCGGGCCGGACTGGGGCGACGAGGCGGCCGAGGAGATCGTGCGGCGCATCTCCGCGCAGCCGGAGCGGGCCATCGGGCTGGCGCTGCTGGACCAGCGGAACGCCGCCGGCATCGGCAACGTCTACCGGGCCGAGCTCTGCTTCCTGCGCGGGGTGCTGCCGACGCGGCCGGTGGGCGAGGTGCCGGACCTGCCCGCGATGGTCGCGCTCGCGCGCCGCACCATGCGCGCCAACCGCGACCGCATCGAGCGCACCACCACGGGCGACCTCCGCCGCGGCCGCACCGACTGGGTCTACGGGCGCAAGGGCAAGCCGTGCCTGCGGTGCGGCACCAGGATCCAGCAGGGGCAGCTCGGGGACCCCGTGCGTCCCGGCATGGGCGCGCAGGACCGGGTCACCTACTGGTGCCCGCGCTGCCAGACCTGA
- a CDS encoding DNA glycosylase AlkZ-like family protein, whose protein sequence is MDPVLARFSPATREWFQGAFPGPTAAQTGAWEAVQKGSHALVVAPTGSGKTLAAFLWSIDRLASRPAPEDPMRRTRVLYISPLKALAVDVERNLRSPLVGIVQTAKRLGAEPPEVTVGVRSGDTPAADRRALAKTPPDILITTPESLFLMLTSAARETLAGVETVIVDEVHAVAATKRGSHLALSLERLDALLEKPAQRIGLSATVRPPEEVARFLGGRSPVTIVSPKNTKEFDLRVIVPVDDMTELGTTAPLEGSAAQGDAPQQGSIWPHVEEGIVDLVLQHTSSIVFTNSRRLAERLTARLNEIYTGRIEEGRIDAEGRAVAGGSATADADADAVPVLAGAAAGSGSSRPVDATTSSATRRTAARPPAEVMAQAGSTEGADPVLAKAHHGSVSKEQRALIEDDLKSGRLRCVVATSSLELGIDMGDVDLVVQVEAPPSVASGLQRVGRAGHQVGEVSRGVIFPKHRADLIHSAVAAERMASGQIESLRVPANPLDVLAQQTVAAVALEPLGVEEWFDVVRRSAPFATLPRSAYEATLDLLSGRYPSDEFAELRPRIVWDRDEGTIEGRPGAQRLAVTSGGTIPDRGLFGVFMVGEKASRVGELDEEMVYESRVGDVFALGATSWRIQEITHDRVLVTPAFGEPGKLPFWKGDGLGRPLELGRAIGAFVRELSGSAADDARARAGRVGLDDRAVNNLLAFLDDQKKATGHVPNDRTLVVERFRDELGDWRVVLHSPYGMQVHAPWALAVGARVTELYGIDGATMANDDGIVVRIPETDGEPPGADLFVFEPDELDAIVTREVGGSALFASRFRECAARALLLPRYNPGRRSPLWQQRQRASQLLDVARKFPAFPIVLETVREVLQDVYDLPALTSLAKDIEARRIKIVETTTEDASPFARSLLFSYVGAFMYEGDSPLAERRAAALSLDAGLLSELLGRAELRELLDPAVIARTELELQRLAPDRRAKGLEGVADLLRILGPLDAEEVAARLEPEEAGSAADHLDALVAGKRALRVSFGGQPRVAAIEDASRLRDALGVPLPIGTPLAFVEPVADPLGDLVGRYARTHGPFTIADAATGIGLGSAVIADTLARLGAQRRVVEGEFRPGASGSEWCDVEVLRRLRSRSLAALRSEVEPVERAAYARFLPAWQHVAGADRERGLRGVDGVLQVIEQLAGAPVPASAWETLVLPARVRDYSPAFLDELTSTGEVIWSGAGTLAGADGWVSLHLADQVALTLPEPDAHDTDELQREILTTLGTGGGYFFRQLSDAVGSTDDKALVTALWDLVWAGLVTNDTLSPLRALLAGGSTAHKTPQRAPRGRMYRGGRMPRPDMPTRTGPSTAAGRWSIVPLAETDATVRAAGTAELLLERYGVVTRGSVMTERVPGGFALTYKVLAGFEDTGRARRGYFIETLGAAQFSTGGTVDRLRGFTRDPDAGERPLNALTLAATDPANAYGAALPWPRLDGSSGASDGDGSDGAGSGSGDPAGDASAAVSESGSVDARGERPTGHRAGRKAGALVVLVDGELVLYVERGGKTVLLFDDDEVVIRAAAESLGGIVRRGGVAKLAIEKVNGAFILGTPLGTALQEHGFSATPRGLRMRS, encoded by the coding sequence ATGGATCCCGTCCTCGCGCGCTTCTCCCCGGCCACCCGGGAGTGGTTCCAGGGCGCGTTCCCCGGCCCCACCGCGGCGCAGACCGGCGCATGGGAAGCCGTGCAGAAGGGGTCGCACGCGCTCGTCGTGGCGCCGACCGGATCCGGCAAGACGCTCGCGGCGTTCCTGTGGTCGATCGACCGGCTCGCCTCGCGGCCCGCGCCGGAGGATCCCATGCGCCGCACGCGCGTCCTCTACATCTCGCCGCTGAAGGCGCTCGCGGTCGACGTGGAGCGCAACCTCCGCTCGCCGCTCGTGGGCATCGTGCAGACGGCCAAGCGGCTGGGCGCCGAGCCGCCCGAGGTCACGGTCGGCGTGCGCTCCGGCGACACCCCGGCGGCCGACCGGCGCGCGCTCGCGAAGACGCCGCCCGACATCCTCATCACCACGCCCGAGTCGCTGTTCCTCATGCTCACCTCGGCCGCGCGCGAGACGCTGGCGGGCGTCGAGACGGTCATCGTCGACGAGGTGCACGCGGTCGCGGCCACCAAGCGCGGCAGCCACCTCGCGCTCTCGCTCGAGCGGCTCGACGCGCTGCTGGAGAAGCCGGCCCAGCGGATCGGCCTGTCGGCCACCGTGCGGCCGCCCGAGGAGGTGGCGCGGTTCCTGGGCGGGCGCTCGCCCGTCACCATCGTCTCGCCGAAGAACACGAAGGAGTTCGACCTGCGGGTCATCGTGCCGGTCGACGACATGACCGAGCTCGGCACCACGGCGCCGCTCGAGGGGTCGGCGGCGCAGGGGGACGCGCCGCAGCAGGGATCCATCTGGCCGCACGTGGAGGAGGGCATCGTCGACCTCGTGCTGCAGCACACGTCGTCCATCGTCTTCACGAACAGCAGACGGCTGGCGGAGCGGCTCACGGCCCGGCTCAACGAGATCTACACGGGGCGCATCGAGGAGGGGCGCATCGACGCCGAGGGGCGGGCCGTCGCGGGCGGATCCGCGACCGCGGACGCGGACGCCGACGCCGTGCCCGTGCTCGCGGGCGCCGCGGCCGGATCCGGGTCGTCGCGGCCCGTCGACGCGACCACGTCCTCCGCCACGCGCCGTACGGCCGCCCGACCGCCCGCCGAGGTCATGGCGCAGGCCGGGAGCACCGAGGGCGCGGATCCCGTGCTCGCCAAGGCGCACCACGGATCCGTCTCGAAGGAGCAGCGCGCCCTCATCGAGGACGACCTGAAGTCCGGGCGCCTGCGCTGCGTGGTCGCCACCTCCAGCCTCGAGCTCGGCATCGACATGGGCGACGTCGACCTCGTCGTGCAGGTCGAGGCGCCGCCCTCGGTCGCGAGCGGCCTGCAGCGCGTCGGCCGGGCCGGCCACCAGGTGGGCGAGGTCTCGCGCGGCGTCATCTTCCCCAAGCACCGGGCCGACCTCATCCACTCCGCCGTCGCCGCCGAGCGCATGGCGAGCGGGCAGATCGAGTCGCTGCGCGTGCCGGCGAACCCGCTCGACGTGCTCGCGCAGCAGACCGTGGCGGCCGTCGCGCTCGAGCCACTCGGCGTCGAGGAGTGGTTCGACGTCGTGCGCCGCAGCGCGCCCTTCGCGACGCTGCCGCGCTCCGCGTACGAGGCCACGCTCGACCTCCTGAGCGGCCGCTACCCGTCCGACGAGTTCGCGGAGCTGCGGCCGCGCATCGTGTGGGACCGCGACGAGGGCACCATCGAGGGTCGGCCGGGCGCGCAGCGGCTCGCGGTCACCTCCGGCGGCACCATCCCCGACCGCGGCCTGTTCGGCGTGTTCATGGTGGGCGAGAAGGCGTCGCGCGTGGGCGAGCTCGACGAGGAGATGGTCTACGAGTCCCGCGTGGGCGACGTGTTCGCGCTGGGGGCCACGAGCTGGCGGATCCAGGAGATCACGCACGACCGTGTGCTGGTGACGCCCGCGTTCGGCGAGCCCGGGAAGCTGCCGTTCTGGAAGGGCGACGGGCTCGGGCGGCCGCTCGAGCTGGGGCGCGCCATCGGGGCGTTCGTGCGCGAGCTGTCCGGATCCGCGGCGGACGACGCCCGGGCCAGGGCCGGCCGCGTGGGCCTCGACGACCGGGCCGTCAACAACCTGCTCGCGTTCCTCGACGACCAGAAGAAGGCCACCGGCCACGTGCCGAACGACCGCACCCTCGTGGTCGAGCGCTTCCGCGACGAGCTGGGCGACTGGCGCGTGGTGCTGCACTCGCCCTACGGGATGCAGGTGCACGCGCCATGGGCGCTCGCGGTGGGCGCCCGGGTCACCGAGCTGTACGGCATCGACGGCGCGACCATGGCCAACGACGACGGCATCGTCGTCCGCATCCCCGAGACCGACGGCGAGCCGCCGGGGGCCGACCTCTTCGTGTTCGAGCCGGACGAGCTCGACGCCATCGTCACGCGCGAGGTGGGCGGGTCCGCGCTCTTCGCGTCGCGCTTCCGGGAGTGCGCCGCCCGCGCGCTCCTGCTGCCGCGCTACAACCCCGGCCGCCGCTCGCCCCTGTGGCAGCAGCGCCAGCGCGCGTCGCAGCTGCTCGACGTCGCGCGGAAGTTCCCCGCGTTCCCGATCGTGCTCGAGACCGTGCGGGAGGTGCTGCAGGACGTCTACGACCTGCCCGCGCTCACGTCGCTCGCGAAGGACATCGAGGCGCGGCGGATCAAGATCGTGGAGACCACCACGGAGGACGCGTCGCCGTTCGCGCGGAGCCTCCTCTTCAGCTACGTCGGCGCGTTCATGTACGAGGGCGACAGCCCGCTCGCCGAGCGCCGGGCCGCCGCGCTCTCGCTCGACGCGGGGCTGCTGTCCGAGCTGCTGGGGCGGGCGGAGCTGCGCGAGCTGCTGGATCCCGCGGTCATCGCGCGCACCGAGCTCGAGCTGCAGCGCCTCGCGCCCGACCGCCGCGCCAAGGGGCTCGAGGGCGTGGCCGACCTGCTGCGGATCCTCGGCCCGCTCGACGCCGAGGAGGTCGCCGCGCGCCTCGAGCCCGAGGAGGCCGGATCCGCCGCCGACCACCTCGACGCGCTCGTGGCCGGCAAGCGCGCCCTCCGCGTCTCGTTCGGCGGGCAGCCGCGCGTCGCCGCCATCGAGGACGCGAGCCGCCTGCGCGACGCCCTCGGGGTGCCGCTGCCCATCGGCACGCCGCTCGCGTTCGTCGAGCCCGTGGCCGATCCCCTGGGCGACCTCGTCGGCCGGTACGCGCGCACGCACGGCCCCTTCACCATCGCGGACGCGGCCACCGGCATCGGCCTCGGATCCGCCGTCATCGCCGACACGCTCGCCCGGCTCGGGGCCCAGCGGCGCGTGGTCGAGGGCGAGTTCCGGCCGGGCGCCTCCGGCAGCGAGTGGTGCGACGTCGAGGTGCTGCGGCGTCTCCGCAGCCGCTCGCTCGCCGCGCTCCGCAGCGAGGTCGAGCCCGTCGAGCGGGCCGCGTACGCGCGGTTCCTGCCGGCGTGGCAGCACGTCGCGGGCGCGGATCGCGAGCGCGGGCTCCGCGGGGTCGACGGCGTGCTGCAGGTCATCGAGCAGCTCGCGGGCGCGCCCGTGCCCGCCTCCGCGTGGGAGACGCTCGTGCTGCCAGCGCGCGTGCGCGACTACAGCCCCGCGTTCCTCGACGAGCTCACGTCGACGGGCGAGGTCATCTGGTCGGGCGCCGGCACGCTCGCGGGCGCCGACGGCTGGGTCAGCCTGCACCTCGCCGACCAGGTCGCCCTCACGCTGCCCGAGCCCGACGCGCACGACACCGACGAGCTGCAGCGCGAGATCCTCACCACGCTCGGCACGGGCGGCGGCTACTTCTTCCGGCAGCTGAGCGACGCCGTCGGGTCCACGGACGACAAGGCGCTCGTCACGGCGCTCTGGGACCTCGTGTGGGCGGGCCTCGTCACGAACGACACGCTCTCGCCGCTGCGGGCGCTGCTCGCGGGCGGATCCACCGCGCACAAGACGCCGCAGCGGGCGCCGCGCGGGCGGATGTACCGGGGCGGGCGCATGCCGCGGCCCGACATGCCCACGCGCACCGGCCCGTCGACGGCGGCCGGACGCTGGTCCATCGTGCCGCTCGCCGAGACCGACGCCACCGTGCGCGCCGCGGGCACGGCCGAGCTGCTGCTCGAGCGGTACGGCGTGGTCACGCGCGGATCCGTCATGACCGAGCGCGTGCCCGGCGGCTTCGCGCTCACGTACAAGGTGCTCGCGGGCTTCGAGGACACGGGGCGCGCGCGTCGCGGCTACTTCATCGAGACGCTGGGCGCCGCGCAGTTCTCCACGGGCGGCACGGTCGACCGGCTGCGCGGCTTCACGCGGGATCCGGACGCGGGCGAGCGGCCGCTGAACGCGCTGACGCTCGCGGCCACGGATCCGGCCAACGCGTACGGGGCGGCGCTCCCGTGGCCGCGGCTGGACGGGTCGAGCGGCGCGTCCGACGGCGACGGGAGCGACGGAGCGGGGTCCGGCTCCGGGGATCCGGCCGGCGACGCGTCGGCCGCGGTCTCGGAGTCCGGCAGCGTCGACGCGCGCGGCGAGCGCCCCACCGGGCACCGCGCCGGCCGCAAGGCGGGCGCGCTCGTGGTGCTGGTCGACGGCGAGCTCGTGCTCTACGTGGAGCGCGGCGGCAAGACCGTGCTCCTCTTCGACGACGACGAGGTCGTGATCCGCGCGGCGGCCGAGTCGCTCGGCGGGATCGTCCGCCGCGGCGGGGTCGCGAAGCTCGCGATCGAGAAGGTCAACGGGGCGTTCATCCTCGGCACGCCGCTCGGCACCGCGCTCCAGGAGCACGGCTTCTCGGCGACGCCGCGCGGGCTGCGGATGCGGTCGTGA